One part of the Nitrospira sp. genome encodes these proteins:
- a CDS encoding TIGR03862 family flavoprotein — protein MHIAIIGGGPAGLMAAETALAGGAQVALYDSMPSVGRKFLLAGKGGLNLTHSDPSDLFLSRYGEHRAQVAPWLAEFGPDALRAWAQGLGIETYVGSSGRVFPKDMKAAPLLRAWLRRLRQAGLVIHVRHRWRGWDEHKALRFETPEGPTSVRADAVILALGGGSWPQLGSDGAWVPILGARSISVAPLRPANCGFDVGWTEHFRTKFAGHPVKTVGVVAKSPAGAVMRRMGEFVITETGLEGGVIYSVASFLRDEIEATGRGTLRLDLAPDRELPRLIKDLSQPRGKKTMATHLQRRAHIDGVKAGLLREIVSKEDFADPTRLATAIKSLQLTVNAPRPLAEAISTAGGVEWKSIDTRLMFRALPGIFCAGEMLDWEAPTGGYLLTACLASGRAAGAGALAWLAERVERGRS, from the coding sequence ATGCACATTGCCATTATCGGTGGAGGGCCGGCCGGACTCATGGCCGCCGAAACAGCGCTGGCCGGGGGCGCACAGGTCGCGCTCTATGACTCCATGCCCTCTGTGGGCCGAAAATTTTTGCTCGCCGGGAAGGGCGGGTTGAATCTGACCCATTCCGATCCATCCGATCTCTTTCTCAGCAGATATGGCGAGCATCGAGCACAGGTTGCTCCTTGGTTGGCCGAGTTTGGGCCTGATGCGCTCCGTGCCTGGGCTCAGGGACTTGGAATCGAGACCTATGTCGGCTCCTCCGGCCGCGTGTTTCCCAAAGATATGAAGGCTGCTCCGCTGCTGCGCGCCTGGTTACGGCGTCTGCGTCAGGCAGGATTGGTCATTCACGTGCGTCATCGCTGGCGTGGCTGGGATGAACACAAGGCGCTTCGCTTCGAGACGCCAGAAGGGCCGACCTCCGTACGAGCCGATGCCGTCATTCTGGCGCTGGGCGGGGGCAGTTGGCCGCAACTCGGCTCGGATGGCGCGTGGGTGCCGATCCTTGGCGCGCGTTCGATCTCCGTCGCTCCCTTGCGACCGGCGAACTGCGGGTTCGATGTCGGATGGACGGAGCATTTTCGAACAAAGTTCGCCGGGCATCCGGTGAAAACGGTGGGCGTGGTGGCGAAATCACCGGCCGGCGCAGTCATGCGTCGGATGGGAGAATTCGTGATTACCGAGACCGGCCTCGAGGGTGGCGTGATCTACTCCGTCGCCTCGTTCCTGCGGGATGAAATCGAAGCGACAGGTCGGGGGACCCTCCGGTTGGATCTGGCGCCCGATCGTGAGCTGCCGCGACTGATCAAGGACCTTTCCCAGCCTCGCGGTAAAAAAACGATGGCGACCCATTTGCAGCGGCGTGCGCATATCGACGGGGTGAAGGCCGGATTGCTTCGCGAAATCGTGTCGAAGGAAGATTTTGCGGACCCGACCCGCCTGGCGACGGCGATCAAATCCCTGCAGCTCACGGTGAACGCGCCGCGCCCGCTGGCGGAAGCGATCAGTACCGCCGGCGGGGTGGAATGGAAGTCGATTGACACACGACTGATGTTTCGAGCCTTGCCGGGAATCTTCTGTGCGGGAGAAATGCTGGATTGGGAAGCGCCGACGGGCGGCTATCTGCTCACGGCCTGTTTGGCCAGCGGCCGGGCTGCCGGTGCAGGGGCCCTGGCCTGGTTGGCGGAGCGCGTTGAACGTGGCCGGTCGTAG
- a CDS encoding GNAT family N-acetyltransferase: MPIRITAAQPSDATTIAKLIGDLLQEIMAAIGTQAFAFSLDETSARTRSWLEDGSYTVLLARDGDRLAGLLALSECRALYAEGLFGIIPELYVRPDRRSHGVGRELLAEAKRVARLKGWSRLEVTTPPLPQFDRTLAFYAREGFSQSGGRKLKVDLR; the protein is encoded by the coding sequence ATGCCGATTCGAATTACAGCGGCACAGCCGTCCGATGCCACGACCATTGCGAAGTTGATTGGTGACTTGCTGCAGGAGATCATGGCTGCCATCGGGACGCAGGCGTTTGCGTTCTCGTTGGATGAAACGTCAGCACGGACCCGGTCCTGGCTGGAGGATGGCAGCTATACCGTATTGCTGGCGCGGGACGGTGACCGCCTCGCCGGTCTGCTGGCCTTGTCTGAATGCCGTGCGCTGTATGCGGAGGGATTGTTCGGGATCATCCCGGAATTGTATGTACGCCCGGACCGGCGGTCGCACGGTGTGGGGCGCGAGTTGCTGGCGGAAGCGAAACGTGTTGCCCGCTTGAAAGGCTGGAGCAGGCTGGAGGTCACCACGCCACCGCTGCCGCAATTCGACCGGACTCTGGCGTTTTATGCGCGAGAGGGGTTCAGCCAGTCCGGCGGGCGGAAATTGAAAGTGGACCTTCGATGA
- a CDS encoding Na+/H+ antiporter: MESLHQLEIIILLLAVVLALTTIAQKIRIPYPIFLVLGGLVLGLVPGLPTVTLHPDLVFLVFLPPILWAAAYFTSLREFRQNLRPISLLAVGLVLATTAGVAAVAHALLPGIGWAEAVALGAIVSPPDAVSATAIGKRLRIPRRVVTILEGESLVNDATALVLYRAAVGAVVGGSFVLGHTLLEFLFAAGAGIAIGIAAGWFSRWTLCATEDGFTQIGITLLAPYIAWVIAESVHASAVLACVAGGLYVRQYFSGAVAPATRLQARAVWELLIFVLNGVIFILIGLQLGALRDAVPHGQYGPVLFAGLMVSATAILVRFLWVPLAALIPRYLSPALRARDPMPSWKMLFLISWTGMRGIVTLAAALALPMTTGSGAPFPFRSEIILISFTVILATLVLQGLSLPPIIQRLRLEEEHELEHEERLAREHAATAALTRLDQVVTEHWVAVEQVESVRLRYLRRLEHLTRTGVQEDIHTDGNLETVQRLHHEVLTAERFALIGLRNDGTISDEVLHQLEQELDVAALHQGVGERRVGRARG; this comes from the coding sequence ATGGAAAGCCTGCATCAACTCGAAATCATTATCCTGCTGCTCGCGGTGGTGTTGGCCCTCACCACGATTGCGCAGAAGATCCGTATCCCGTACCCGATTTTTCTAGTGCTGGGCGGCTTAGTTCTGGGCTTGGTGCCGGGTTTGCCGACAGTGACGCTGCACCCGGACCTCGTGTTTCTAGTCTTCCTTCCGCCGATTCTCTGGGCAGCCGCCTATTTCACGTCGTTGCGGGAGTTCCGGCAAAACCTCAGGCCGATCTCCCTCTTAGCGGTCGGATTGGTACTTGCCACGACTGCCGGGGTTGCGGCGGTGGCGCATGCGTTGCTGCCAGGCATCGGCTGGGCGGAAGCCGTCGCTCTGGGAGCCATCGTCTCGCCGCCAGATGCGGTGTCGGCCACGGCCATCGGGAAACGTCTGCGGATTCCTCGTCGTGTCGTCACCATCCTGGAAGGTGAAAGCCTAGTCAACGACGCCACCGCTCTGGTGCTATATCGAGCTGCCGTGGGGGCCGTGGTGGGTGGGTCGTTCGTGCTCGGCCACACACTCCTGGAGTTTCTGTTTGCCGCAGGAGCGGGCATTGCCATCGGCATCGCGGCGGGCTGGTTCTCGCGGTGGACGCTCTGCGCGACGGAAGATGGTTTCACGCAAATCGGGATCACGTTGCTGGCCCCCTACATCGCCTGGGTGATCGCGGAATCGGTGCATGCATCGGCTGTGTTGGCCTGTGTGGCGGGTGGACTCTACGTCCGTCAGTACTTCAGCGGTGCGGTCGCGCCGGCAACTCGTCTCCAGGCCCGAGCCGTGTGGGAGTTGTTGATCTTTGTGCTAAACGGCGTGATTTTTATTTTGATCGGTCTGCAATTGGGCGCGCTCCGGGACGCCGTGCCTCACGGGCAGTACGGCCCCGTCCTGTTTGCCGGATTGATGGTGAGCGCAACGGCGATCCTTGTGCGATTTCTCTGGGTGCCGCTGGCGGCGCTGATTCCGCGATATCTGAGCCCCGCTTTGCGCGCGCGTGATCCGATGCCTTCCTGGAAGATGTTGTTTCTCATTTCGTGGACCGGCATGCGGGGTATCGTCACCTTGGCGGCGGCCTTGGCGCTTCCAATGACAACCGGCTCCGGCGCGCCATTTCCCTTCCGGTCGGAAATTATCCTCATCAGCTTTACGGTCATCCTAGCCACGTTGGTGCTGCAGGGCCTTTCACTTCCGCCGATTATCCAGAGGCTGCGCCTCGAAGAAGAACATGAGTTGGAGCACGAAGAACGGCTGGCGCGAGAGCATGCGGCCACGGCGGCGTTGACTCGATTGGATCAGGTCGTGACGGAACACTGGGTCGCCGTCGAGCAGGTCGAGAGCGTGCGCTTGCGGTATCTGCGTCGGTTGGAACACCTTACGCGGACTGGCGTGCAGGAGGATATCCATACTGACGGAAACCTTGAAACCGTCCAGCGCCTGCATCATGAAGTGCTGACCGCTGAGCGGTTTGCCCTGATCGGACTTCGGAACGACGGCACGATCAGCGATGAAGTGCTGCATCAGCTGGAACAGGAGCTGGATGTCGCCGCCCTGCATCAGGGTGTCGGCGAGCGACGGGTGGGCAGAGCCCGGGGCTAA